In Nocardioides sp. W7, the genomic stretch CCGGTCTCTGGGCCCTGGCCCTGTGCGGCCTCGGTGTCGTAGCGGTCGTCCTGGCCTTCCTGTCCTGGCGGTCCGCCGACAACGACCCCGATCGGGCCCGGGCCGCGCTGCGCGATGCGGCCGTGATCGAGGGGACCGCGGCGGTCGAGACGATGAACTCCATCGACTACCGCGACGTGGCGGCCGGGGTCGAGGCCTGGCAGGACGTGTCGACGGGGGTGCTGCACGACCAGCTGGTCGCGATGACCCCGGAGGACCAGCAGCTGCTCGCCGACCAGAAGAGGGTCGCCACCGGTCGGGTGGTGCAGGCCGCACTCACCGAGCTCACCGACCGGACCGCGACGCTGATCGTGGCCGTCGAGGTCACCGTGAGCGCGACCGAGGAGGGCGCCGAAGCCACCGTGAAGCGGAACCGGTTCGCGGCCGACCTGGTCCGCGTCAGCGGCGAGTGGAAGCTCGAGAACCTGGCGCAAGTGGCGGTGGGGACATGACGCGACGAATCGGTCTCGACCTTCGCAGCATCGGCGCCTGGCAGGGGGTGTCCCTCGGGATCGCCGTGATGCTGTTCGCCGTCGCCGCGATCCTGGGCGTCCAGGCTCGCTCCCTCAGCCAGGACCCGGCGCTGGACAACCGGGCTCAGCTGGACGAGACGGGGCAGGCCGGGGTGGTGACCGTGGTGACACGGGGACTGACCCAGGTGCTCAGCTACGACTACACGCAGCCCGATGCCACCCGGGCGTTCGCCGACCAGGTGCTCAGTGGCCAGGCGCGCGAGCAGTACGACACCCTGTTCGCCAGCCTCTCGGAGCGGGCGCCCGGCCAGCAGCTCATGCTGAGCGTCGTGGTCCAGGCGACCGGTGTCCGGGAGCTGACCACCGACAAGGCCACGTTGCTGGTCTTCCTCGACCAGACCAGCGCCCGGGCCGACGACGAGGAGAAGTCGGTCTCGGCGGCCCAGCTGAGTGTCACCGCGGAGCGTGAGGGCAGGAGCTGGGTGATCACGGGCCTCCAGCCGCTGTGACCGATCGTCCGTCGTCTCAGCGCTGTCCGTCGATGCCGAGGTGGCGGGCCAGGTGCGTGGTGAGCGACCGGGCCGACTCGAGGGTGAGCAGGAGTCGCAGGCTGTGCTGGTCGTCGGCCTCGATCGCCAGCCACTCGAGGGCGTGGCCGTGGTGGCGTCCCTGACGGATGGTCAGCTCGACTGCCTGGAGGGTGGCGGTCATCGGGATGGTGTCGGTGTGGCCGGCGACGACGGGCAGCTGGGCGGCCTCGCCCTGGTGATAGCGGTCCTCGGGGTGGTCGTCCTCGCGATGCTCCCGCACGCACCACGGCGGGCACGGCTCGATCGACCAGCTCGGAGCTGGGTCGGCCCGAGGGGGCTGGTGGTCGGGTCTGGTCATGGGCGTGGCCTCCGCTGGCGAACCTGCGTCTCAGTACGACTGTAGGGAGCGGCGCCGACGGTGCGGACCGGTCTGCGCCGCTTCCCCACAGAGCCGCCGCGGCCAGCTCGAAATTCCCATACTCAGGTGGTCATCTGACTGCCATCTGCGCGCGATGCTGGACGGGTGCCACGACGACGATCGGCCCCGACCTGGGAAGAGTTCGCCCGGGAGATCGGACACAACCTGTCCCGAGCGCGCGCCGCGAAGGGGTTGAGCCAGGAGCGGGTCGCGCACCTGGCCGGCATCACCGGCTTCACCTATCAGAAGTACGAGAAGGGCGAGTCGCGGCCCGGCCAGCCGATGAACCCGCAGCTCCGGACGCTGGTGGCGCTCAGTCAGGCCCTCGAGGTGCCCCTGGTCGACCTGCTGCCCACGCCGTTCCCGGACGTCACCGGAGGTGGCTGACCGCGACACGTCCGCCGGGTGGTTGAGCAGGTTGCGCTAGCAACCGTGTCGAAACCCGGTGAGCCAACAGATGGCGGTGGCCGCGGGCCGCCCGGTGGTTGAGCAGGTTGCGCTAGCAACCGTGTCGAAACCCGGTGGGCCAACAGATGGCGGTGGCCGCGGTTGTCTGTGGGCTGCGGGGGTTTCGACACGCTCAGGACTTCGTCCCTCGCTGCTCAACCACCGGTCGCTCGGTGGTTGAGCAGGTTGCGCTAGCAACCGTGTCGAAACCC encodes the following:
- a CDS encoding helix-turn-helix transcriptional regulator; translated protein: MPRRRSAPTWEEFAREIGHNLSRARAAKGLSQERVAHLAGITGFTYQKYEKGESRPGQPMNPQLRTLVALSQALEVPLVDLLPTPFPDVTGGG